Proteins encoded by one window of Cloeon dipterum chromosome 4, ieCloDipt1.1, whole genome shotgun sequence:
- the PIG-M gene encoding GPI mannosyltransferase 1, whose product MLEAVRSSIQGVERHLLRALALRLALVALTGALDAHLPVKYTDVDYLVFSDAAAHVADGRSPYLRHTYRYPPLLAWMLVPNLWLHPAFGKVLFSVADVTVGLLVNRLLLAGGFEAATAASFAQAWWLNPVSVVICTRGSADALTACLVLAALLAAQRSRPGLAGLLLGTAVHLRLYPVVLGFNFLAACSSNLARFRLILAGAVSFGSLTWISWLVYGHEFLEHSYLYHLDRRDARHNFSPLFYPLYLLGAKAAWLGTLSLVLQAALILSVAVAFAKRKADLPFASFCACAIFVAYNKVVTAQYFIWFLSILPACAPRFRVSSTRALVLSAIWLVTQLTWLLPAYLLEFQGLNTFMLIWLYSLAFFVVNVFVLAELAASYQPAPPPHNTTRPKPRTVRR is encoded by the coding sequence ATGCTGGAGGCCGTTAGAAGCTCCATCCAGGGCGTTGAGCGGCACCTGCTGCGGGCCCTGGCCCTGCGGCTGGCCCTGGTGGCGCTCACCGGCGCGCTTGACGCCCACCTGCCGGTCAAGTACACAGACGTCGACTACTTGGTGTTCAGCGACGCGGCAGCCCACGTGGCCGACGGCCGCTCGCCCTACCTGCGCCACACATACCGCTACCCACCGCTGCTGGCCTGGATGCTGGTGCCCAACCTGTGGCTGCACCCGGCCTTTGGAAAGGTTCTCTTCTCGGTGGCCGACGTCACTGTTGGCCTGCTGGTGAACCGGCTGCTACTGGCTGGCGGATTTGAGGCGGCCACGGCGGCCAGCTTCGCGCAGGCGTGGTGGCTCAACCCTGTGTCCGTGGTCATCTGCACCAGGGGCAGCGCAGACGCCCTCACGGCCTGCCTGGTGCTCGCCGCCTTGCTCGCCGCGCAAAGGTCGCGACCCGGGCTGGCCGGCCTGCTGCTCGGCACGGCGGTACATCTGCGCCTCTACCCCGTGGTGCTGGGCTTCAACTTCCTGGCAGCCTGCTCAAGCAACTTGGCGCGCTTCCGACTGATCCTGGCCGGCGCCGTGTCCTTCGGCTCGCTCACCTGGATCAGCTGGCTGGTGTACGGCCACGAGTTCCTCGAGCACAGCTACCTGTACCACTTGGACCGGCGGGACGCACGCCACAACTTCTCACCGCTCTTCTACCCGCTCTATCTGCTCGGCGCCAAGGCTGCCTGGCTAGGCACCCTGAGCCTCGTGCTGCAGGCCGCACTGATCCTGAGCGTGGCCGTGGCGTTCGCCAAGCGCAAGGCCGACCTGCCGTTCGCCTCCTTCTGCGCCTGTGCCATCTTCGTGGCGTACAACAAGGTCGTGACGGCGCAGTATTTCATCTGGTTTCTCTCTATTCTGCCAGCCTGCGCGCCCCGTTTCAGGGTCTCCTCCACCAGGGCGCTGGTTCTCTCCGCAATCTGGCTGGTGACGCAGCTCACCTGGTTGCTGCCTGCCTACTTGCTCGAGTTCCAGGGACTCAATACCTTCATGCTCATTTGGCTCTACTCGCTGGCCTTTTTCGTCGTCAATGTTTTCGTGCTGGCTGAGCTCGCCGCCAGCTACCagccggcgccgccgccgcacaacACCACCAGGCCCAAGCCACGGACTGTTCGAAGGTGA
- the Tango6 gene encoding transport and Golgi organization protein 6 homolog, whose protein sequence is MDILSLMDMKQEPADGENRLFAALAVLLKAPDKKKSFKRVEDSLRIKISEANHTLGYENLAQSVDPLIQQCGPLPESNTRDTAWDFSCVTLSILFELKKILKDGALLSVQQKTHLRAAAQFLSALGVSPLLQPGVGIPLESRCNAPITFPKNDIKKLSYLLRAILCLMQNKNTDIYSVFTANLMLDILAGLFQLSHEDNSFKLETSKFIKSTHQPTVMKHLLILLKPNPKCPKWFVQTTTSYLNKCLMSPGGVISTIRAMHDVQSEHDVLEKYAKTARIILQPDFARNAEYYKKLCPQVIYLLSSGNEEYKKVASEIVQGLHLKNAEFCHEGLFIPICQVFKQDFGDLEGCLILDQEQETKISSSIELLILLISHSKISPDVLSRHFKDICAFYLATRKTGGTPALRCRTKDLLSQVIVQAEEASIWHTISTLPEDCLESLSEDSAVAQAMFSNFLKRFSTVDDLQEKMLLVSLLSSLAGLPSVQEEFMKKPSNQLINLLKVLLEGESAEILDLALMLLLSIISHSEANLRKCQKLLPAVQKLRTSKHISEETKILVEQTFTIIATYGAVSGDVLLVEEKLKEMFKEKKKIEEIKPQKPQQAGPAKLSFKESLEEAADEEIPVKGHGYLSLTKLIRNKDQYSKEKAAELFQLAVSGMEHDDSYVYLAAVGMMSALILENLALLPKLAENYNKQELSLPLRNRIGEALLQVCKNLGEVAGSQRQILLNVYLSGAKDANPTHRASSLSNLGEACKVLGYRVSSDLQEILLCAQSLSTSDPDMHVRRAAALLLALLLQGLGKQAVNTLGSSSLEVYRTMKQLAQSSDETLRLQAQLALEELNRGIKESIFKPRPMEKHIYITSAPPI, encoded by the exons ATGGACATACTCTCCTTAATGGACATGAAGCAGGAGCCGGCCGACGGTGAAAATCGGCTCTTTGCGGCTCTCGCGGTTCTTCTGAAAGCCCCGGACAAGAAGAAGAGCTTCAAGAGAGTTGAGGACTCACTACGAATCAAGATTTCTGAAGCAAACCACACTCTCGGGTATGAAAACCTCGCTCAGAGCGTCGACCCATTGATTCAACAGTGCGGTCCCTTGCCTGAAAGCAACACCCGTGACACAGCATGGGACTTTTCCTGCGTCACTCTGTCCATTTTGTTCGAGCTGAAGAAGATCCTGAAGGACGGTGCTTTGCTCTCAGTCCAGCAAAAAACTCATCTCAGggcggcggcacagtttctgAGTGCCCTCGGCGTCAGTCCACTTTTGCAGCCAGGGGTTGGCATTCCTTTGGAGTCTCGATGCAACGCTCCCATCACCTTCCCCAAGAACGATATAAAGAAGCTCTCGTACCTTCTTAGAGCCATCCTGTGCCTGATGCAGAACAAAAATACGGACATTTACTCAGTTTTCACTGCGAACCTCATGCTGGACATTTTAGCCGGCCTGTTTCAGCTTTCTCATGAGGACAATTCATTCAAGCTTGAAACGagtaaatttatcaaatcGACGCACCAGCCCACCGTGATGAAGCACCTGCTCATTCTGCTTAAACCGAATCCAAAGTGCCCAAAGTGGTTTGTGCAAACCACCACCAGCTACCTGAACAAGTGTTTGATGTCCCCAGGAGGAGTGATTTCCACTATCAGGGCCATGCACGACGTACAAAGTGAACATGATGTTCTGGAAAAATACGCCAAGACTGCTAGGATTATTTTACAGCCGGACTTTGCCAGAAACGCCGAGTATTACAAAAAGCTGTGCCCCCAAGTTATCTACCTTCTCAGCTCGGGCAACGAAGAGTACAAAAAAGTTGCGTCTGAAATTGTGCAGGGACTGCACCTGAAGAACGCAGAGTTTTGTCATGAAGGTCTTTTCATCCCTATTTGCCAAGTTTTCAAGCAAgattttggtgatttagaAGGATGTTTAATCCTGGACCAGGAGCAGGAAACTAAAATTTCCTCCTCCATAGAACTATTAATCTTGCTGATCTCGCACTCTAAAATTAGCCCTGATGTTCTATCCAGGCATTTTAAAGACATTTGCGCATTCTACCTGGCAACAAGGAAAACAGGAGGCACGCCCGCCCTGAGATGCAGGACCAAAGATTTGTTGTCCCAGGTGATCGTGCAAGCAGAAGAAGCGAGCATCTGGCATACAATTTCCACTCTTCCCGAAGACTGTCTTGAATCTCTCTCTGAAGACTCTGCAGTAGCTCAAGCAATGTTTTCAAACTTTCTAAAAAG gttttccACGGTTGATGACTTGCAAGAGAAGATGCTTCTGGTCAGTTTGCTGAGCAGTCTGGCGGGTTTGCCGAGCGTACAGGAGGAATTCATGAAGAAGCCAAGCAACCAGTTGATTAACCTCCTGAAAGTTCTGCTAGAGGGTGAGAGTGCCGAGATTTTGGACCTGGCGCTGATGCTTCTGCTCTCGATAATCAGTCACAGCGAGGCTAACCTTAGAAAGTGCCAAAAGTTGCTGCCAGCTGTACAGAAGCTACGCACTTCGAAACATATTTCAGAGGAAACGAAAATCTTGGTAGAACAAACGTTCACAATCATTGCGACTTATGGAGCTGTCAGTGGCGACGTGCTTTTGGTCGAAGAGAAACTGAAAGAGATGTTcaaggagaagaaaaagatCGAAGAAATCAAACCACAAAAGCCGCAACAAGCAGGTCCTGCCAAGCTCTCTTTTAAGGAGTCTTTGGAGGAAGCGGCTGACGAGGAAATCCCTGTCAAGGGCCACGGATATTTGAGCTTGACAAAACTCATAAGAAACAAAGATCAGTATTCAAAAGAGAAAGCAGCGGAACTATTTCAGTTGGCTGTTTCTGGAATGGAACATGATGACTCTTATGTTTACTTGGCGGCTGTTGGGATGATGAGCGCCTTGATCTTGGAAAACCTTGCTCTGCTCCCAAAACTAGCAGAAAACTACAACAAACAAGAGCTCAGCCTGCCCTTGAGGAACAGAATCGGAGAGGCCCTTCTGCAGGTCTGCAAGAACTTAg GTGAAGTGGCTGGAAGCCAACGCCAGATATTATTGAACGTCTATCTTTCGGGAGCAAAAGATGCAAATCCAACACACCGAGCGTCCAGTCTGTCAAATTTGGGCGAGGCTTGCAAAGTTTTGGGTTACCGAGTCAGCAGCGATCTCCAAGAG attcTGCTATGTGCTCAGAGTCTTTCCACCTCAGACCCGGACATGCATGTCCGACGGGCGGCGGCTCTCCTCTTGGCGCTCCTCCTTCAGGGTCTTGGCAAACAGGCTGTCAACACCCTTGGATCGTCTTCTCTTGAGGTTTACCGCACCATGAAGCAACTGGCCCAGAGTTCAGATGAAACTCTCCGACTGCAAGCTCAACTGGCGTTGGAGGAACTGAACCGAGGTATCAAAGAGAGCATTTTCAAGCCTCGACCGATGGAAAAGCACATTTACATCACGTCCGCCCCTCCAATTTAA
- the LOC135944541 gene encoding neuropeptide FF receptor 2 — protein MALIHYSNSYIPCDDDDLLQQKTVNFDYIICYNGTNYTSDDVSQFPIPIDLWYVKPWWEITVKVILFLPVVFGGIMGNAAILNAVRKNRLLRLAPMNIYIANMAACDLCALIIGPWLLICNDSFQNYVLGPFFCKTEGFVQSSLLLGGVFSLIAISADRFVAIVFPKKKKMSMPMAWCVVATTWILGISISVPLVLFRKYRERQWLDFLEKYCTEDSILSVYWTIMISLLVWLPLSVMLICYSAIFLKLTHYAKQTRASTINSTRDFRTRVTRMVLILVLVFIACRVPFTAMIYVRNNNTQKIGLDFRILWWVAHYLIYTNAAINPLIYGMTNDGFRRAIQNTYSCRSEPEESPEPTAQKQTNQMEKRESSRALEPREPYHVEPCWRPNGVNSENCPPNNISTVFTIGDTVPTSSTE, from the exons ATGGCACTCATTCACTACTCCAACAGCTACATCCCTTGTGACGATGACGACTTGTTACAGCAGAAAACCGTCAACTTCGACTACATTATCTGCTACAACGGCACCAACTACACCTCGGACGACGTGAGCCAGTTTCCCATCCCGATTGACTTGTGGTACGTGAAGCCCTGGTGGGAAATCACCGTCAAGGTGATATTATTTCTGCCAGTCGTCTTCGGAGGTATCATGGGCAACGCTGCCATTCTCAACGCTGTCCGCAAGAACCGGCTTTTGAGGCTGGCACCGATGAACATTTACATTGCCAACATGGCGGCGTGCGACCTCTGCGCCCTGATCATCGGGCCCTGGCTACTCATCTGTAATGATTCCTTTCAGAACTACGTGCTCGGACCTTTCTTCTGCAAAACTGAGGGTTTCGTCCAAA gCTCTCTTCTATTGGGCGGTGTCTTCAGTCTCATAGCAATCAGCGCCGACAGGTTTGTGGCCATCGTGTTcccaaagaagaagaaaatgagCATGCCAATGGCGTGGTGCGTCGTCGCCACAACTTGGATTTTGGGAATTTCTATTTCGGTGCCTCTGGTCCTATTTAGGAAATACAGG GAAAGACAGTGGCTcgattttttggaaaaatactgCACTGaagattcaattttatctGTATACTGGACCATAATGATTTCCCTTTTGGTTTGGCTACCTTTATCAGTGATGCTGATTTGCTACTcggctatatttttaaag CTGACGCATTACGCGAAGCAGACAAGAGCAAGTACGATTAATTCCACAAGGGACTTCAGGACACGGGTAACCAGAATGGTTCTCATACTTGTTTTAGTTTTCATTGCTTGCAGAGTGCCATTTACTGCTATGATTTACGTGCGAAATAACAATACCCAAAAG ATAGGATTGGATTTCCGTATCTTGTGGTGGGTGGCCCATTACCTAATTTACACAAATGCTGCCATCAATCCGCTCATATACGGCATGACCAATGACGGCTTTCGCAGAGCGATCCAGAACACTTATTCCTGTAGGTCAGAACCAGAAGAGAGCCCCGAACCAACAGctcaaaaacaaacaaatcaaatgGAAAAGCGTGAGTCAAGCAGGGCGCTTGAACCAAGAGAACCCTACCACGTAGAACCTTGCTGGCGACCTAATGGGGTTAATAGTGAAAATTGTCCTCCAAATAATATATCTACAGTGTTTACAATCGGAGATACAGTTCCAACAAGTAGCACTGAATAG
- the LOC135944540 gene encoding ankyrin repeat domain-containing protein 17-like, which produces MGSLLDELFCAIQHGNVSQVVELRKKGININQIGKAGFTPLGAAVQNEKVSVIKALLSMKSESRSKNLGYYVYKYDVNENNPASSSSGSSSNIHQAEDEIVLTPDGMESLEWDKELLEEGAAENNEEPEQEDSWASLYRWYASVLERTGHVLPQEPVLENIDVNATDVYCRTALHYAAELGNEEIISELLNAGCKANVGDSSDVKPLMLASARGHIGATALLLARGAHPEAKGPDKSSALHAACARGFTDVAEVLLKGGARIDAMDSSDRTPLYLAVSRGYEITVQMLIRRGARINLEEIHGYNALCEAVWQKKPRLVRILLEAGAKITHSHRLLHHCVLLRQLEIVSLLLQAGALANLRDDSGDTPLLLAVRTGQVEMVNLLLNNGALVNCSNSVTGHSVLHEAVSHDFATFLRLLECLLAHGVNLDSEALTTGDSALCRALLLGRSQAAAALVRRGANTNLRVPIAGDTIEWAFRKTGRPSLIRTLVLAGWHTRISVSTVRNCPDAALGSWLKDVSTNPLSLCEIARLNIRRILGRRVYHAVDHFCLPKMLKRYLKMQDICDSDQEDDSW; this is translated from the exons ATGGGCTCTTTGCTCGATGAGTTGTTCTGCGCCATTCAACATGGCAATGTCTCACAAGTTGTGGAGCTGCGGAAAAAGG GAATCAACATCAATCAGATCGGAAAGGCCGGATTCACCCCGCTCGGCGCCGCTGTCCAAAATGAGAAGGTATCTGTGATCAAGGCGTTGTTGTCGATGAAAAGCGAGAGCAGGTCCAAAAACCTTGGGTACTATGTCTACAAATATGACGTCAATGAAAACAACCCCGCCTCGTCGTCTTCCGGGAGCTCATCCAACATCCACCAGGCCGAAGATGAAATCGTGCTCACGCCGGACGGTATGGAGAGTCTCGAGTGGGACAAAGAGCTGCTCGAAGAAGGCGCCGCCGAGAACAACGAGGAACCGGAGCAGGAGGACTCGTGGGCCTCTCTGTACAGGTGGTACGCTAGCGTCCTGGAGAGGACAGGGCACGTCCTGCCTCAGGAGCCAGTTTTGGAGAACATCGACGTCAACGCCACGGATGTCTACTGCAGGACAGCGTTGCACTACGCTGCAGAATTGGGCAACGAAGAGATCATCAGTGAACTCCTGAATGCAG gTTGCAAAGCCAACGTAGGCGACAGCAGCGACGTGAAGCCTCTGATGCTGGCCTCAGCGAGGGGCCACATCGGAGCGACTGCCCTTCTGCTGGCCAGAGGCGCCCACCCAGAAGCCAAAGGCCCAGACAAGAGCAGTGCCTTGCACGCTGCCTGTGCTCGTGGCTTCACAGACGTCGCAGAGGTGCTTTTGAAAGGTGGTGCTAGAATCGACGCGATGGACTCCTCAGATAGAACACCACTCTACTTAGCAGTCTCGAGAGGCTACGAAATTACTGTGCAGATGCTGATTCGAAGAGGCGCAAGGATTAATCTTGAAGAAATACACG gctACAACGCCCTGTGTGAAGCGGTTTGGCAGAAAAAACCTCGTCTGGTGCGAATTCTCTTGGAGGCTGGTGCCAAAATCACACACTCCCACAGGCTGCTACATCACTGTGTTCTCCTTCGACAGCTTGAGATTGTTAGCCTTCTGCTTCAAGCTGGCGCTTTGGCCAACCTGAGGGACGATTCTGGTGACACCCCCCTTTTGCTTGCAGTCAGAACTGGCCAGGTGGAAATGGTCAACTTGCTTTTGAATAATG GTGCTTTGGTGAACTGCTCGAATTCAGTTACTGGCCACTCTGTTTTGCACGAGGCGGTCAGTCACGACTTCGCCACCTTCTTGCGACTGCTTGAATGTCTGCTCGCCCACGGAGTCAATCTCGACTCTGAAGCTCTGACCACCGGTGACTCAGCACTGTGCCGCGCCCTGCTGCTGGGCCGGAGCCAGGCGGCCGCCGCACTGGTGCGTCGAGGGGCCAACACAAACCTCCGCGTGCCCATCGCCGGGGACACCATCGAGTGGGCCTTCCGCAAAACGGGCAGGCCCAGTCTGATTCGGACGCTGGTGCTGGCTGGTTGGCACACAAGAATTTCTGTTTCGACCGTGCGAAACTGTCCGGACGCGGCGCTGGGAAGCTGGCTGAAGGACGTGTCGACGAACCCCCTCTCATTGTGCGAAATCGCAAGACTGAACATCAGAAGGATCCTGGGCCGCAGGGTGTACCACGCTGTTGACCACTTCTGCCTGCCGAAGATGCTCAAGCGGTACCTCAAGATGCAGGATATCTGTGATTCTGACCAGGAGGACGACTCTTGGTAG
- the LOC135944543 gene encoding farnesol dehydrogenase-like produces the protein MRNDPHTPSTSPPSPEMQQVSKVIQGDFIAREHQHPRRQRLDISHKTLFYFGATKTQHYLPKMERWVGSVAIVSGASSGIGAALCVRLANKGMKVVGVARRQEKIQELTKRLTADAKGEIHALQGDISKEEDIKRVVKWTRDNLGGADVLVNNAGVLHHSPLLTAPTEEWRHVLEVNVLALCAFTREVIQDLRDRGCDDGHIVHINSVMGHYIQPYPGMFMYTASKHSVTVLTEGLRRELSELKSNIRITSVSPALTKTDIMVAGGTPQQVADSVFEQNKSLDPDNVALAVEYTLSAPSHVNIEEITLRATGAD, from the exons ATGCGGAACGATCCGCATACCCCTTCCACATCCCCACCATCACCTGAGATGCAGCAGGTATCCAAGGTTATTCAGGGAGATTTCATTGCCAGGGAGCATCAGCATCCTCGGCGACAACGCTTGGACATTTCACACAAAACACTCTTTTACTTTGGTGCTACTAAAACTCAGCATTATTTGCC GAAAATGGAGCGTTGGGTCGGCAGTGTTGCGATCGTCAGCGGAGCTAGTTCTGGGATAGGAGCGGCTCTCTGTGTGCGCCTGGCTAATAAAGGGATGAAAGTAGTCGGCGTGGCCAGGCGACAAGAAAAAATTCAg GAGCTCACCAAGAGGCTAACGGCCGACGCTAAAGGCGAAATCCACGCTCTGCAAGGGGACATCTCCAAGGAGGAAGACATCAAGAGGGTGGTCAAGTGGACCAGGGACAATTTGGGAGGAGCCGACGTCCTCGTCAACAATGCTGGGGTGCTGCACCACAGCCCACttttga CTGCCCCAACTGAAGAGTGGAGACACGTATTGGAGGTGAACGTGTTGGCCCTGTGCGCTTTCACCAGGGAGGTGATCCAGGATTTGAGGGACCGAGGCTGCGATGACGGCCACATCGTTCACATCAATAG cgTGATGGGACACTACATTCAACCCTATCCCGGCATGTTCATGTACACAGCGAGCAAACATTCCGTCACTGTGCTGACCGAGGGTTTGCGAAGGGAGTTGTCGGAGCTCAAGTCAAACATCAGGATTACG AGTGTTAGTCCGGCGCTTACTAAGACAGACATTATGGTTGCTGGCGGAACACCGCAGCAGGTAGCAGATTCCGTGTTCGAGCAGAACAAAAGTTTGGACCCTGACAATGTGGCACTGGCCGTCGAGTACACTCTCTCAGCACCATCTCATGTCAAC ATCGAGGAAATTACTCTACGAGCAACAGGCGCTGACTAA
- the LOC135944544 gene encoding P2R1A-PPP2R2A-interacting phosphatase regulator 1, with protein sequence MDIDGPSNLKRSSSAPMINEPAPPPPNRELVIRTRRFSASCSGGGEAEAGRPSADRVLQLRREERLEHGREQEHEREMMQMSQSCEDLALLGALSAPAAPPVATPPRPSFLRTQRPLSPSPTRKTFLSRRSLSPIAFRPSPLTPVKRKFELDSDSDSCSSFSPPAKRPFGGESMLSPGSGKFLFRPVSSVTPRDEPMEEGGPKLSPLVQQPSSKSLPEPKDTIMLSLEPS encoded by the exons ATGGATATAGACGGGCCTTCGAATTTAAAGCGCTCCAGCAGTGCACCCATGATCAACGAACCTGCTCCTCCACCCCCAAA CCGCGAACTGGTTATAAGGACAAGGCGTTTCTCCGCCagctgcagcggcggcggcgaggctGAGGCTGGCCGTCCCAGTGCTGACCGTGTCCTGCAGTTGCGGCGGGAGGAGCGGCTGGAGCATGGCCGCGAGCAGGAGCACGAGCGCGAGATGATGCAGATGTCGCAGAGCTGCGAGGACCTGGCTCTGCTGGGCGCCCTGTCGGCCCCGGCCGCGCCCCCAGTCGCCACGCCGCCGCGGCCGAGCTTCCTGCGAACCCAACGGCCCCTCTCACCCTCGCCCACCAGGAAGACCTTCCTCAGCAGGCGCTCCTTGTCCCCAATTGCGTTCAGGCCGAGCCCGCTCACACCAGTCAAGCGCAAGTTTGAGCTTGATTCCGACTCGGACTCGTGCTCATCGTTTTCTCCCCCTGCAAAGCGGCCATTTGG tggCGAGTCGATGTTGAGTCCTGGTAGCGGCAAGTTCCTGTTTAGACCTGTAAGTTCTGTAACCCCGAGAGACGAACCTATGGAGGAGGGAGGCCCAAAACTAAGTCCTCTCGTCCAGCAGCCATCTTCTAAGAGTCTCCCGGAACCAAAGGACACTATTATGTTATCTCTTGAACCAAGCTAG
- the LOC135942093 gene encoding thioredoxin, mitochondrial: MAKFLQLAASRAFTTSLQRLRNVFTVSDSETFMEKVLNNDVPVIVNFHAEWCDPCKLLTPKLEELVVPLPGIDLAIIDVESCPELVQAFEVKAVPAVIAVRSGLVVDKFIGLVDAQNIEDFIKKLSKQMQTNAT; this comes from the exons atggCCAAATTCCTACAGTTAGCCGCCTCAAGGGCGTTTACGACATCATTGCAGAGGCTTCGAAATGTGTTCACTGTAAGTGACAGTGAAACCTTCATGGAAAAG GTGCTGAATAATGACGTGCCTGTGATTGTCAACTTCCATGCTGAGTGGTGCGATCCTTGCAAGCTGCTCACCCCGAAGCTGGAGGAGCTGGTTGTGCCTTTGCCTGGCATCGACCTGGCTATAATTGATGTCGAGAGTTGTCCTGAACTCGTTCAAGCATTCGAAGTGAAAGCAGTGCCTGCTGTGATTGCGGTCCGCTCTGGACTTGTCGTCGATAAGTTTATCGGGCTTGTTGATGCACAGAACATTGAGGATTTCATCAAAAAGCTGTCTAAGCAAATGCAGACAAACGCGACTTGA